From Camelina sativa cultivar DH55 chromosome 20, Cs, whole genome shotgun sequence, the proteins below share one genomic window:
- the LOC109131195 gene encoding uncharacterized protein LOC109131195, with the protein MKFQKCTKESVVYRREEGETLLIVVIYVDDLFVTRNTLKVINDFKAGMSTKFEMSDLGKHTYYLGIEVHQGEDGIKIKQEGYAKKILREAGLESCNPTKVPMEFGLKVSKAEDEEEIDPTRYRRNVGCLRYLLHTRPDLAFVVGVASRYMQSPQKSHGVMMKHILRYLKGTVAYGLKYNRGGSKTFVREVQLANDKLLESGGSRQYREIPLAVTCESGYGGSPEGTGGSLDTHNSKDCSPEGGRGDGGSPGTKISRVRPEGETVLLKDGGSETEIGMA; encoded by the exons ATGAAGTTCCAAAAGTGTACTAAAGAAAGTGTAGTATATCGTCGTGAAGAGGGAGAGACTCTTCTTATAGTTGTTATCTATGTAGATGACTTGTTTGTGACAAGAAACACTCTCAAGGTCATAAATGATTTCAAGGCCGGAATGTCAACAAAATTTGAGATGTCTGATCTCGGAAAGCATACTTATTATCTCGGCATCGAAGTTCATCAAGGAGAAGATGgaatcaaaattaaacaagaagGTTATGCAAAAAAGATACTAAGAGAAGCAGGTTTAGAATCGTGTAATCCAACCAAAGTACCAATGGAATTTGGACTTAAAGTTTCAAAAGctgaagatgaggaagagatAGATCCTACACGCTACAGAAGGAATGTTGGATGCTTAAGATACTTGCTACACACAAGACCGGATTTGGCATTTGTTGTTGGAGTTGCTAGCAGGTATATGCAGAGCCCGCAGAAGTCACATGGAGTAATGATGAAGCACATACTACGATATCTAAAGGGAACAGTGGCATACGGCTTGAAATACAATCGAGGAGGATCAAAGA CTTTTGTACGGGAGGTGCAGTTGGCTAATGACAAGTTGTTGGAAAGTGGTGGATCACGCCAGTATCGGGAAATACCGTTAGCGGTGACTTGTGAAAGTGGAT atgggggttctcctgaggggacaGGGGGTTCCCTAGATACCCATAACTCGAAGGACTGCAGTCCTGAGGGTGGtagaggagatgggggttctcctggtacCAAGATCTCGAGGGTGAGACCTGAGGGTGAGACGGTACTGCTCAAAGACGGAGGGTCTGAGactgagatcggtatggcttga